A DNA window from Altererythrobacter sp. B11 contains the following coding sequences:
- a CDS encoding phage portal protein yields MTLIDRIASWAGFERRNDAADPSWSALAPNIGYCGAISARAAENLSAVAACSTVIATSLASIPALVYRRQGGNRIEAMGHPLYRITRQGVNEAMTWPDFVEHMLSSALLSGNGLAEIMRTTNGALAGFRFIPWGMVTVVQLASGRLAFDVADGRGGTRRLLPEEVLHLRDRTDGNGVGVSRLSRAADVISAVQATNGFARNFLENGGRPGGVIKSAQPLTQEQLELLRSQFHAKYSGTANAGRTLILDHGMEWTAAQISPEDAELLESRKFGVEEICRLFQVPPPLVQDYSHNTFTNSETAGRWFAMFTLAPWARKIEAEFARSVFSTGSGFELELDLSGFLRGDPTTRWNAHKIALEAGVLTANEVREIEGWNPKTEPASEQAE; encoded by the coding sequence GCGCTGCGGAAAACCTCTCTGCCGTGGCGGCCTGCTCCACCGTGATCGCCACATCGCTCGCAAGCATTCCCGCGCTGGTTTACCGCCGGCAGGGCGGAAATCGCATCGAGGCGATGGGGCATCCGCTCTATCGCATCACCCGGCAGGGGGTGAACGAGGCCATGACCTGGCCCGATTTCGTGGAGCACATGCTGTCATCCGCCTTGCTCTCCGGCAACGGGCTGGCGGAGATCATGCGCACCACCAACGGGGCGCTGGCGGGCTTCCGATTTATCCCCTGGGGAATGGTGACCGTGGTGCAGCTGGCCAGCGGGCGGCTCGCTTTCGACGTGGCGGATGGCCGCGGTGGCACGCGCCGGCTGCTGCCGGAAGAGGTGCTGCACCTGCGCGACAGGACCGATGGCAACGGCGTGGGCGTGTCGCGCCTGAGCCGCGCCGCGGACGTGATTTCCGCCGTTCAGGCCACAAACGGCTTCGCGCGGAACTTCCTTGAGAATGGCGGCCGCCCGGGTGGGGTGATCAAATCGGCGCAGCCGCTCACCCAGGAGCAGCTTGAGCTGCTGAGATCGCAATTCCATGCGAAGTATTCTGGCACGGCGAACGCCGGCCGGACGCTGATCCTCGACCACGGGATGGAATGGACTGCCGCGCAGATATCACCCGAGGATGCGGAGCTGCTGGAGTCCCGCAAGTTCGGCGTGGAAGAAATCTGCCGGCTCTTTCAGGTGCCGCCGCCCCTCGTGCAGGACTACAGCCACAACACCTTTACCAATTCCGAGACGGCGGGCCGCTGGTTCGCGATGTTCACCCTCGCCCCCTGGGCGCGGAAGATCGAGGCGGAGTTTGCGCGCAGCGTCTTCTCCACGGGCAGCGGATTTGAGCTGGAGCTGGATCTGTCCGGATTCCTGCGTGGGGATCCGACCACCCGATGGAACGCCCACAAGATCGCGTTGGAGGCCGGCGTTCTGACCGCCAACGAGGTGCGCGAAATCGAGGGCTGGAACCCCAAGACCGAACCGGCTTCCGAGCAAGCTGAATAA
- a CDS encoding tyrosine-type recombinase/integrase — translation MKSRPEYVTSFRDRHGKVRWRFRRKGYATHYFKAPFGTKAFEQEYADCLSAEPPKIGAGRIRPGSVADAIARYYSDNAFRDLRPSTQQVYRGVLERFRSTFGDDPIRALDAQRIARLMNAMRHKPHAAARLRKLLAQLFIIARREKLVPGTFDPVKDTRPPKADSEGYHRWTEAELTQFEDTHPLGTKPRLAFALLLYGAQRSGDVRFLTRTAIAEGRIRLKQSKTTNSVDVPIIVPLSEALQAGPLGDVLVLESRTGTAFTAKGFYNLIKRACIAAGLPHCSAHGLRKSAARRCREAGCSDEEGMAITGHKTVREYRRYAGEASQGSRADAAMAKVMANLSKKVASASNQDAEKAG, via the coding sequence GTGAAGTCACGTCCTGAATACGTTACCAGTTTCCGCGATCGCCACGGCAAGGTCCGGTGGCGCTTCCGGCGCAAGGGCTACGCCACGCACTATTTCAAGGCACCCTTCGGCACAAAGGCGTTCGAGCAGGAATACGCTGACTGTCTCAGCGCCGAGCCGCCTAAAATCGGCGCCGGCCGTATTCGGCCGGGCAGTGTAGCGGATGCCATAGCGCGCTATTACAGCGACAACGCCTTTCGCGACCTTCGACCATCGACCCAGCAGGTCTATCGCGGAGTGTTGGAGCGATTCCGCTCCACATTCGGTGATGATCCGATCCGCGCGCTCGATGCCCAACGCATCGCCCGACTGATGAACGCTATGCGGCATAAGCCCCACGCGGCGGCCCGGCTGAGAAAGCTGCTGGCGCAGCTCTTCATCATTGCCAGGCGCGAGAAGCTCGTCCCCGGCACCTTTGATCCGGTGAAGGACACCCGCCCGCCGAAGGCCGACAGCGAAGGTTATCACCGCTGGACCGAGGCAGAGCTGACGCAGTTCGAAGACACGCACCCTCTCGGCACCAAACCTCGCCTCGCCTTCGCCTTGCTGCTCTATGGCGCCCAGCGCAGCGGCGACGTTAGGTTTCTCACGCGCACAGCGATCGCAGAGGGCCGTATCCGGCTGAAGCAGAGCAAAACCACTAACTCGGTTGACGTTCCCATTATCGTCCCGCTCAGCGAAGCATTGCAGGCCGGGCCGCTGGGCGACGTGCTGGTGCTCGAAAGCCGTACCGGCACGGCCTTCACCGCCAAGGGCTTCTACAATCTGATCAAGCGAGCTTGCATCGCCGCCGGCCTACCTCACTGCTCCGCTCATGGCCTCCGCAAGTCGGCCGCGCGGCGCTGCCGGGAGGCTGGCTGTTCAGACGAAGAGGGGATGGCCATCACCGGCCACAAGACCGTCCGCGAGTATCGGCGCTACGCTGGCGAAGCCTCGCAAGGAAGCCGCGCGGACGCAGCAATGGCTAAAGTGATGGCTAACCTCTCGAAAAAGGTAGCCAGCGCATCAAACCAAGATGCTGAAAAGGCAGGGTAA
- a CDS encoding Ppx/GppA phosphatase family protein: MADFSPPDERRGKAATGAGRPPGGPRKRKPRRETSGENSGDRPGPGVQQGSAWRRQPRQAYAAIDLGTNNCRLLIARPADDNFVVIDAFSRVVRLGEGLAQTGRLSQEAMDRAVGALRICSEKLRKRNVHLARSVATEACRRASNGMEFIERVRSETGIQLDIITAEEEARLAVLGCHVLLEDGPGPAMIFDIGGGSTELVLIESGAPVPRILDWQSVPWGVVSLSETIGLEEGDRDHRLSRYGEMRRIVTESFAEFAARIAHHHNDALRLLGTSGTVTTLASLHLNLPQYDRRAVDGLIVPAKAMRSISDRLSGMSPDERRTLPCIGRERADLVVAGCAILESILDIWPAPRLGVADRGIREGILRGMMTADADGMEAQAALRRLRRGMA, translated from the coding sequence ATGGCGGATTTCTCTCCGCCGGATGAACGCAGGGGCAAGGCCGCGACAGGTGCGGGCCGCCCGCCCGGTGGCCCCCGCAAGCGGAAGCCCCGACGCGAAACTTCCGGCGAAAATTCCGGCGACAGGCCCGGCCCGGGCGTCCAGCAAGGCAGCGCGTGGCGGCGCCAGCCGCGGCAGGCCTATGCTGCCATTGACCTCGGCACCAACAATTGCCGCCTGCTGATCGCACGGCCCGCTGACGACAATTTCGTGGTGATCGACGCCTTCAGCCGGGTAGTGCGGCTGGGCGAAGGCCTGGCGCAGACCGGGCGGCTGAGCCAGGAAGCAATGGATCGCGCTGTGGGCGCCCTGCGCATCTGTTCCGAAAAGCTGCGCAAGCGCAATGTGCATCTTGCCCGTTCGGTCGCAACAGAGGCCTGCCGCCGCGCGTCGAACGGAATGGAATTCATCGAGCGCGTTCGCAGCGAAACCGGCATCCAGCTGGACATCATCACGGCGGAGGAAGAGGCGCGGCTTGCCGTGCTGGGCTGCCACGTGCTGCTAGAAGACGGCCCCGGCCCGGCGATGATTTTCGACATCGGCGGCGGATCGACCGAACTGGTGCTGATCGAATCCGGCGCCCCCGTCCCGCGCATCCTGGATTGGCAGAGCGTGCCCTGGGGGGTCGTGTCGCTCAGCGAGACGATCGGGCTGGAGGAAGGCGATCGCGACCACCGGCTGTCCCGCTATGGCGAGATGCGCCGAATCGTCACGGAAAGCTTTGCGGAATTCGCGGCGCGAATCGCCCACCATCATAATGACGCACTGCGCCTGCTGGGCACCAGCGGCACGGTGACCACGCTGGCCAGCCTGCATCTCAACCTGCCCCAATATGATCGGCGGGCCGTGGACGGGCTGATCGTGCCCGCCAAGGCCATGCGGAGCATTTCGGATCGGCTGTCCGGCATGTCGCCCGACGAGCGTCGCACGCTGCCATGCATCGGCCGGGAACGCGCCGATCTGGTGGTGGCGGGCTGCGCGATACTGGAAAGCATTCTCGATATCTGGCCCGCCCCGCGCCTAGGCGTGGCCGACCGGGGCATACGCGAAGGGATATTGCGCGGCATGATGACAGCGGATGCAGACGGCATGGAAGCGCAGGCGGCCTTGCGCCGGCTGCGGCGGGGGATGGCATGA
- a CDS encoding RlmE family RNA methyltransferase, with product MTRGRGDTDRRVRTGRGRTASSVRWLERQLNDPYVKQAKAEGYRSRAAYKLIELDERFDLLKGARRVVDLGIAPGGWSQVVRKQVPAAAVVGIDLLETEPLEGVTILQMDFMDDAAPARLEEALDGAPDLVLSDMAANTVGHKQTDHLRTMGLVEAAAYFAVDTLAEGGTFVAKVLAGGTDSDLLTLLKKHFRAVKHAKPPASRKGSSEWYVIAQGFKGRG from the coding sequence ATGACCAGGGGCCGCGGCGATACCGACCGGCGGGTGCGGACGGGGCGCGGGCGAACCGCGTCTTCCGTTCGCTGGCTGGAGCGGCAGTTGAACGATCCCTATGTGAAGCAGGCCAAGGCAGAGGGCTATCGCAGCCGCGCCGCCTACAAGCTGATCGAGCTGGACGAGCGCTTCGACCTGTTGAAGGGTGCGCGCCGCGTGGTTGATCTGGGCATCGCGCCTGGCGGCTGGAGCCAGGTGGTGCGCAAGCAGGTGCCCGCTGCCGCGGTGGTTGGCATCGACCTGCTGGAGACCGAGCCGCTGGAAGGCGTCACCATCCTGCAGATGGACTTCATGGATGATGCAGCGCCGGCGCGGCTGGAGGAGGCGCTGGATGGCGCCCCGGATCTCGTCCTGTCGGACATGGCGGCCAATACGGTCGGGCACAAGCAGACCGACCATTTGCGCACCATGGGGCTGGTGGAAGCGGCGGCCTATTTCGCCGTGGACACGCTGGCGGAAGGCGGCACCTTCGTGGCGAAAGTCCTTGCCGGGGGCACGGACAGCGATCTGCTGACGCTGCTGAAGAAGCACTTCCGCGCTGTGAAGCACGCCAAACCGCCGGCGAGCCGCAAGGGCTCGTCGGAATGGTATGTGATCGCTCAGGGCTTCAAAGGGCGCGGCTGA
- a CDS encoding c-type cytochrome, translated as MTDRFNTIAGWTLFSGVVALGLSIVSGMYFHADKPEAPETAGYPVQAAEEEGGDAGPSFLQVLATADPAAGEKVFAKCTSCHTIAQGAANGIGPNLHGVVGEAIGKGVGGFAFSDALSSHGGNWTFDELNEWLKSPRAYAPGTKMSFAGLSSIEDRANVIAYLNANGSNLPLPAPEASPTEAAAEGADAPGEGPGVAEGAASDTVETTGAAGAEQPVPSTNAAVQN; from the coding sequence ATGACCGATCGCTTCAATACCATCGCCGGCTGGACGCTCTTTAGTGGTGTCGTGGCTCTTGGCCTTTCCATCGTCAGCGGCATGTATTTCCATGCAGACAAGCCGGAGGCGCCGGAAACGGCCGGTTATCCGGTGCAGGCTGCGGAAGAGGAAGGCGGCGACGCGGGGCCCAGCTTCCTGCAGGTCCTGGCCACGGCCGATCCGGCCGCGGGCGAGAAGGTGTTCGCCAAGTGCACCTCGTGCCACACGATCGCGCAGGGTGCCGCAAACGGCATCGGCCCGAATCTGCACGGCGTCGTGGGTGAGGCGATTGGCAAGGGCGTTGGCGGCTTCGCCTTCTCCGACGCGCTCTCCAGCCATGGCGGCAACTGGACCTTCGACGAGCTGAACGAGTGGCTGAAGAGCCCGCGCGCCTATGCGCCGGGCACGAAGATGAGCTTCGCCGGCCTCTCCAGCATCGAAGATCGCGCCAACGTCATCGCCTATCTGAATGCCAACGGCAGCAACCTGCCGCTTCCGGCACCGGAAGCCAGCCCGACCGAAGCTGCCGCCGAAGGCGCGGATGCACCGGGTGAAGGCCCGGGCGTGGCCGAAGGTGCTGCCTCCGACACTGTCGAGACCACCGGCGCCGCGGGGGCGGAACAGCCCGTGCCCTCCACCAACGCGGCGGTGCAGAACTGA
- a CDS encoding prephenate dehydratase: MDSFPAPALELVEKMRAAAAADPARAVAFQGAPGANSHRAALEWDPGCLPLPCFAFEDALEAVNSGTADSAIIPIENSQNGRVADIHFLLPESGLAIVGEHFLPISHTVMGLTKGPYRVAYSHPQALGQTRFWLRERGIVPVSYADTAGAAALVKELGDPAACAIAPELAADLYGLEVAERGVKDAADNMTRFVILARQQVDPATLNGDTAMTTFIFEVKNLPAALYKALGGFATNGVNMTKLESYQQGASFAATMFYADIVGAPGDPAVDRAMEELAFHCKELRILGSYRQARQRP; encoded by the coding sequence ATGGACAGCTTCCCCGCACCGGCGCTTGAACTGGTCGAAAAAATGCGCGCGGCGGCAGCGGCCGACCCTGCTCGCGCGGTCGCGTTCCAGGGGGCTCCCGGTGCCAATTCGCATCGTGCGGCGCTGGAATGGGATCCCGGCTGCCTGCCCCTGCCGTGCTTCGCCTTCGAAGATGCGTTGGAGGCGGTGAACAGCGGCACGGCGGACAGCGCCATCATCCCGATCGAAAATTCGCAGAACGGCCGCGTGGCGGATATCCATTTCCTGCTGCCCGAAAGCGGCCTGGCCATTGTGGGCGAGCACTTCCTGCCGATCAGCCATACGGTGATGGGGCTGACCAAGGGCCCCTATCGCGTGGCCTACAGCCATCCCCAGGCGCTGGGCCAGACGCGCTTCTGGCTGCGGGAGCGGGGGATCGTCCCGGTTTCCTATGCCGACACGGCGGGCGCAGCGGCGCTGGTGAAGGAATTGGGCGATCCCGCGGCCTGCGCGATCGCGCCGGAACTCGCCGCCGATCTCTATGGCCTGGAAGTGGCCGAGCGCGGGGTAAAGGACGCGGCCGACAATATGACGCGCTTCGTCATCCTCGCCCGGCAGCAGGTCGATCCCGCCACGCTGAACGGCGATACGGCCATGACCACCTTCATCTTCGAGGTGAAGAACCTGCCCGCCGCGCTGTACAAGGCACTGGGCGGCTTCGCCACCAACGGCGTGAACATGACCAAGCTGGAAAGCTACCAGCAGGGGGCGAGCTTCGCCGCCACCATGTTCTATGCCGACATCGTGGGCGCCCCGGGCGATCCGGCGGTCGACCGGGCAATGGAAGAGCTGGCGTTCCACTGCAAGGAACTGCGCATCCTCGGCAGCTACCGCCAGGCACGGCAACGCCCCTGA
- a CDS encoding DUF4350 domain-containing protein yields MSGGGSHFSRGAALALVVASAATLLFVLYAMGRGWDGNDGNNGGAHAAARGLNGFAGLADLLKRRGLQVTLSRSAAHLDDEALLILTPPHDSDGKELAELLQERRYVGPTLVILPKWLAAPPPPGATAEHPRGWVRLIGALAPTFTGDMKKLDMLDPAISAQRSWRGLGLAGTFPAPDAVQTVDDPDIIPLVSTGSGRTLAGYWDNGGFYPELAEAAGRPATEEDTDASAWPVVFVAEPDLMNNYGMADLQRAEAALQIVETTLEDYDLPVVFDLTLVGLGFAENPLTLAFRPPFLAATLCLALALLVIGWRAFRRFGAPVTPASALAMGKEQLARNGAALVQRTGRLHLLGPPYAAMLAARIGRALGIRESDPGLREAAIARTLAARGRDELDYAGHSEALRSARRPGDLLRAARALKVIERTVEE; encoded by the coding sequence ATGAGCGGTGGAGGCAGTCATTTCTCGCGCGGGGCAGCTCTGGCGCTCGTGGTCGCCAGCGCGGCGACGCTGCTGTTCGTGCTCTACGCTATGGGCCGCGGGTGGGACGGGAACGACGGCAACAATGGCGGTGCCCATGCCGCCGCGCGCGGGCTCAACGGCTTTGCCGGGCTTGCGGACCTGCTGAAACGGCGCGGCCTGCAGGTGACGCTGTCGCGCAGCGCCGCGCATCTGGATGATGAGGCGCTGCTGATCCTCACCCCGCCGCATGACAGTGACGGGAAGGAACTGGCCGAACTGCTGCAGGAACGCCGCTATGTCGGTCCCACGCTGGTGATCCTTCCCAAATGGCTTGCCGCACCCCCGCCGCCCGGCGCGACGGCAGAGCATCCGCGCGGCTGGGTCAGGCTGATCGGCGCGCTGGCACCGACTTTTACCGGCGACATGAAGAAGCTCGACATGCTCGATCCGGCGATTTCGGCGCAGCGCAGCTGGCGCGGCCTGGGCCTTGCGGGGACTTTTCCCGCACCCGATGCCGTCCAGACGGTGGATGATCCGGACATCATTCCGCTGGTTTCCACCGGCTCCGGCAGGACACTGGCAGGCTATTGGGACAATGGCGGGTTCTATCCCGAACTTGCGGAAGCGGCGGGGCGGCCCGCCACCGAAGAAGACACCGATGCAAGCGCCTGGCCGGTGGTGTTCGTCGCCGAGCCGGACCTCATGAACAATTACGGCATGGCCGATCTCCAACGCGCCGAAGCCGCGCTGCAGATCGTCGAGACGACGCTGGAGGACTACGATCTTCCCGTGGTCTTCGATCTCACCCTCGTTGGGCTGGGGTTTGCGGAGAACCCGCTGACCCTCGCCTTCCGGCCGCCCTTCCTCGCGGCCACGCTGTGCCTCGCGCTGGCCCTGCTGGTAATCGGCTGGCGCGCCTTCCGCCGGTTCGGCGCGCCTGTCACCCCCGCCTCGGCGCTCGCCATGGGCAAGGAGCAGCTCGCCCGCAACGGCGCGGCGCTGGTGCAGCGCACGGGGCGGCTGCATCTGCTGGGGCCACCCTATGCCGCCATGCTCGCCGCGCGGATCGGCCGCGCGCTGGGGATCCGCGAAAGCGATCCCGGGCTGCGTGAGGCCGCCATTGCCCGCACGCTGGCGGCGCGAGGCAGAGATGAGCTCGATTATGCCGGCCATTCCGAGGCGCTCAGATCCGCGCGCCGGCCCGGCGATTTGCTGCGCGCCGCCCGGGCGCTGAAAGTGATCGAAAGGACAGTAGAAGAATGA
- a CDS encoding AAA family ATPase has product MTMSLDETRSLAGAIRTEIGKAIVGQEETVEHLLIALVAQGHVLLEGPPGTAKTFLAQCFATATGMEFGRIQFTPDLLPGDILGSNLFNFQTSQFTLTRGPIFRELLLADEINRTPPKTQAALLEAMQERRVTLDGEAHALPPGFMVVATQNPIENQGVYPLPEAQLDRFLFKLLVPYPSAEEEAAIVRRFGQHSGPPRPAEFGIGAVADAASIAAAQQAVKGVTLAEEVIAYTVALVRATRETAELAGGASPRAAVLLANSARARAALHGRDYVLPDDVKALAASALRHRLLLSPAAEIDGRQVEDLVAELVERTEAPR; this is encoded by the coding sequence ATGACCATGTCGCTCGATGAGACCCGCTCCCTCGCGGGGGCCATCCGCACCGAGATCGGCAAGGCGATCGTAGGCCAGGAGGAAACGGTCGAGCACCTGCTGATCGCGCTGGTGGCGCAGGGCCATGTGCTGCTGGAAGGCCCGCCGGGCACGGCCAAGACCTTTCTGGCCCAGTGCTTCGCCACTGCAACGGGGATGGAATTCGGCCGAATCCAGTTCACGCCGGACTTGCTTCCGGGTGATATTCTGGGCTCCAACCTGTTCAATTTCCAGACCAGCCAGTTCACCCTCACCCGCGGTCCGATCTTTCGCGAACTGCTGCTGGCGGATGAGATCAATCGTACGCCGCCCAAGACGCAGGCCGCCCTGCTGGAAGCGATGCAGGAGCGGCGGGTAACGCTGGACGGCGAAGCGCACGCCCTGCCCCCCGGCTTCATGGTGGTGGCAACGCAGAATCCGATCGAGAACCAGGGGGTCTATCCGCTGCCCGAAGCGCAGTTGGACCGCTTCCTGTTCAAGCTGCTGGTTCCCTATCCCAGCGCCGAGGAAGAGGCGGCAATCGTGCGCCGCTTCGGCCAGCACAGCGGACCGCCCCGGCCGGCCGAGTTCGGCATCGGCGCCGTGGCCGACGCAGCCAGCATCGCCGCCGCGCAGCAAGCGGTGAAGGGGGTGACGCTGGCAGAGGAGGTGATCGCCTACACCGTCGCGCTGGTCCGCGCGACGCGCGAAACGGCGGAGCTGGCAGGCGGCGCCAGCCCGCGGGCCGCCGTGCTGCTGGCCAATTCCGCCCGTGCGCGGGCTGCGCTGCATGGCCGCGACTATGTCTTGCCGGATGATGTGAAGGCCCTCGCCGCCTCCGCCCTGCGCCATCGCTTGCTGCTGTCTCCCGCGGCAGAAATCGACGGGCGGCAGGTGGAGGATCTGGTCGCCGAGCTGGTCGAGCGGACCGAGGCGCCGCGATAG
- a CDS encoding DUF58 domain-containing protein, with protein sequence MKAPIAPTTRPLVALALLAPAAVITAAVAPAMWWLAPLLGVALLALVAVDGMLAGRLAEMALDAPADAEVGQPLALSLRARFSRPPAAAPQASLGFATRLGQGGAAQFDLAEEGAAGSWRGQAFITPVRRGTGTVQELWLRWPGPLRLAWRQASAPVEAEVRIWPDLTPVRSPALQAFLRDAQFGMVARRIRGEGTQFEALSEYEAGMDRRRIDWKASARHTRLYARENEAERDNQIVFAFDCGSAMCEPVDGLPRIDRAVSAALTAAYVALKGGDRVALYGFAERPWLLTPFATEPRNFHRLQSAAAGLDYHAREPNFTLALATLAGQLRRRSLIVLFSDFTDSTSAELMIESLGRLVRHHLVIFVTMEDSELTSLAGAEPATIGDLATAVAADGLARQRAAVLQRLRRLGVDVIEAPWRAIGYRLIDRYLATKRAEAIG encoded by the coding sequence GTGAAGGCGCCCATCGCCCCTACCACACGCCCGCTGGTGGCGCTCGCCCTGCTGGCGCCGGCCGCGGTGATTACGGCTGCCGTCGCGCCCGCAATGTGGTGGCTGGCGCCGCTGCTGGGAGTGGCGCTGCTGGCGCTGGTGGCGGTGGATGGCATGCTGGCCGGCAGGCTGGCGGAGATGGCGCTGGATGCGCCCGCCGATGCCGAAGTAGGCCAGCCCCTTGCCCTGTCGCTCCGCGCCCGTTTCAGCCGGCCACCCGCCGCGGCTCCGCAGGCTTCGCTGGGCTTCGCTACGCGCCTGGGCCAAGGCGGCGCGGCGCAATTCGATCTGGCGGAAGAGGGCGCAGCCGGAAGTTGGCGGGGGCAGGCCTTCATCACGCCGGTGCGGCGGGGAACGGGAACCGTGCAGGAACTGTGGCTGCGCTGGCCCGGCCCGCTGCGGCTGGCGTGGCGGCAGGCCTCCGCGCCGGTCGAGGCGGAGGTGAGAATCTGGCCCGATCTCACGCCCGTGCGCTCCCCGGCGCTGCAGGCCTTCCTGCGTGACGCGCAGTTCGGCATGGTCGCGCGGCGCATTCGCGGCGAAGGCACGCAGTTCGAGGCGCTGAGCGAATATGAAGCAGGCATGGACCGCCGCCGCATCGACTGGAAAGCCAGCGCGCGCCACACCCGGCTTTATGCCCGGGAAAACGAGGCGGAGCGCGACAACCAGATCGTCTTCGCTTTCGATTGCGGCAGCGCCATGTGCGAGCCCGTGGACGGGCTGCCGCGCATCGATCGCGCCGTGTCCGCCGCGCTTACCGCCGCCTATGTCGCGCTGAAGGGCGGCGATCGGGTCGCGCTCTATGGCTTTGCAGAGCGGCCCTGGCTGCTGACACCCTTCGCCACGGAGCCCCGCAATTTCCATCGCCTGCAGAGCGCCGCAGCGGGCCTCGATTACCACGCGCGAGAGCCGAACTTCACGCTCGCCCTCGCCACGCTGGCGGGGCAGTTGCGGCGGCGTTCGCTGATCGTGCTGTTTTCCGACTTCACCGACAGCACCTCGGCCGAACTGATGATCGAAAGTCTGGGCCGGCTGGTGCGGCATCATCTGGTGATCTTCGTGACGATGGAAGACAGCGAACTCACTTCCCTCGCCGGCGCCGAACCCGCGACGATCGGCGATCTTGCCACCGCCGTGGCGGCTGACGGGCTGGCGCGTCAGCGCGCGGCCGTGCTGCAGCGGCTGCGCAGGCTGGGCGTGGATGTGATCGAGGCGCCTTGGCGCGCGATCGGCTATCGCCTGATCGACCGCTATCTTGCGACGAAGCGGGCGGAGGCGATCGGCTGA
- a CDS encoding stage II sporulation protein M, with amino-acid sequence MALSLRLTFRKSGDGEAPPDIEAASLRSDRFRLEREGEWRRLERIVTALEKGRPGRISDEDLLALPALYRQAASSLSVARETSLDAATLAYLEALVRRAFFQIYGTRQSLLSWLRGFLGGRWGAAVRGLWLDLCIALAVMIAGAVAGWLLVARDSEWYYALVPGEFVGGRQPGAEREVLERTLAGAEGPHGLSVFATYLFSNNAAVAIMAFALGFAFGIPTIMLLVGNMATLGAMLWLFCQAGLGWEFAAWLSIHGTTEIFAILLAGAAGIHIGRSMAFPGTLPLGAAAATSGRRAAQVMAGVVLMLVLAGLLEGYGRQLVEDPWARGTIGGTLLLFWIAYLFAFRPAGEGTA; translated from the coding sequence ATGGCCCTCTCGCTCCGCCTCACCTTTCGCAAGTCCGGCGACGGCGAGGCTCCGCCCGATATCGAAGCCGCCAGCCTGCGCTCCGACCGTTTCCGGCTGGAGCGCGAAGGCGAATGGCGGCGGCTGGAGCGGATCGTGACCGCGCTGGAGAAAGGGCGTCCCGGTCGCATTTCGGATGAGGATCTGCTCGCCCTGCCGGCGCTCTACCGACAGGCCGCGTCCAGCCTTTCGGTCGCGCGTGAAACCTCGCTGGATGCGGCGACGCTGGCCTATCTGGAGGCGCTGGTGCGCCGCGCCTTCTTCCAGATCTACGGCACGCGCCAATCGCTGCTTTCGTGGCTGCGGGGCTTCCTCGGCGGCCGCTGGGGCGCGGCGGTGCGGGGCCTGTGGCTCGACCTCTGCATCGCGCTGGCGGTGATGATCGCCGGGGCGGTGGCGGGCTGGCTGCTCGTGGCGCGCGACAGCGAGTGGTACTATGCCCTCGTGCCGGGCGAGTTCGTGGGCGGGCGCCAGCCCGGCGCAGAGCGCGAAGTGCTGGAACGGACGCTAGCCGGTGCGGAAGGGCCGCACGGCCTCTCCGTCTTCGCGACCTATCTCTTCTCCAACAACGCCGCCGTTGCGATCATGGCCTTCGCGCTGGGCTTCGCCTTCGGCATTCCCACAATCATGCTGCTGGTCGGAAACATGGCGACACTGGGCGCCATGCTGTGGCTGTTCTGCCAGGCGGGTCTGGGGTGGGAATTTGCCGCGTGGCTCTCCATCCACGGGACCACGGAGATCTTCGCCATCCTGCTGGCGGGCGCTGCTGGCATCCATATCGGCCGGTCCATGGCCTTTCCGGGCACACTTCCGCTGGGGGCGGCCGCCGCGACCAGCGGCAGGCGGGCGGCACAGGTGATGGCGGGTGTAGTCCTGATGCTGGTCCTGGCGGGCCTGCTGGAAGGCTACGGCCGGCAGCTGGTGGAAGACCCCTGGGCGCGGGGGACCATCGGCGGCACGCTGCTGCTTTTCTGGATCGCCTATCTGTTCGCCTTCCGCCCGGCGGGCGAGGGCACCGCGTGA